A genomic region of Fodinisporobacter ferrooxydans contains the following coding sequences:
- a CDS encoding asparaginase: MSHILVISTGGTIASLPQDNGDVKAVLQGEDLVRRLPVQNQQDQNQGKHRPIIVKTFTTIGSFAFTFETLYELGNVVQTAIADEEVGGIVITHGTDTMEETAFFLSLTCQRKKPIVLTGAQLNASEPASDGLRNLSDAIRVASCQEAAALGPVIAFAGFLHAGREVRKVDTSALEAFQSVGFGPVGRVEHNKVIIRRKCTDYPLLPLQPMERVGLVRLGIGMTGDEILKIAEGYKGLVIEAYGLGNAHPSIAPAVQQLANRKIPVVITSRCLRGSVAPVYGGGGGRDLERAGAFFAGDLSGEKARILLALLIGNKLDHEAFYEWFNAWGH; encoded by the coding sequence ATGTCCCATATACTCGTGATTTCGACGGGAGGCACCATTGCTTCACTGCCGCAAGATAATGGAGATGTCAAAGCTGTCTTGCAAGGAGAAGATCTTGTGCGCCGCTTGCCGGTTCAAAACCAACAGGATCAAAATCAAGGCAAGCATCGTCCGATTATTGTAAAAACATTTACGACAATTGGCAGTTTCGCATTTACCTTTGAAACCTTATATGAGCTTGGAAACGTTGTACAAACGGCTATTGCGGATGAAGAGGTCGGTGGGATCGTTATCACACATGGAACAGATACGATGGAAGAAACTGCGTTCTTTTTGTCACTGACATGCCAACGAAAAAAGCCGATTGTTCTCACTGGCGCACAACTGAATGCAAGTGAACCGGCCAGTGACGGATTGCGAAATCTTTCAGACGCCATCCGGGTTGCAAGCTGTCAGGAAGCTGCCGCATTAGGCCCGGTGATTGCATTTGCAGGCTTTTTACATGCCGGGCGAGAGGTTCGAAAAGTCGATACTTCAGCACTTGAGGCGTTTCAGTCAGTGGGCTTTGGACCTGTCGGGCGTGTGGAACATAACAAAGTGATTATCCGGAGGAAATGCACGGATTATCCGTTGCTGCCTTTGCAACCTATGGAACGAGTGGGTCTTGTCAGACTGGGGATTGGAATGACAGGAGACGAAATTTTAAAAATCGCCGAAGGATATAAAGGACTTGTGATCGAAGCGTACGGACTGGGAAATGCCCATCCGTCCATCGCTCCGGCTGTGCAACAACTGGCTAACAGAAAGATTCCTGTTGTCATCACAAGCCGGTGCCTGCGAGGATCCGTTGCTCCCGTATATGGCGGCGGTGGCGGCAGAGATTTGGAACGGGCGGGCGCCTTTTTTGCGGGAGATTTGAGTGGGGAGAAAGCCAGGATATTGTTAGCGCTGCTGATCGGGAATAAGCTGGATCATGAAGCTTTTTATGAATGGTTCAACGCTTGGGGACATTGA
- a CDS encoding ATP-binding protein produces MIRDLLLHLLIILLPNFMYQFLNENKRRFYLHKNQIGIGLLYGMSSILCMTFPTDLEKGFILDLRWIPYSIVILYGNKGSWATALALILGYRMYLGGPAAYTAWITAFLLSIVLFSIRKKFRNATLHFRLAMASLLGFFAFFAVMFIFLIFSYTQSSMAFLKSENLQIYFAYALLSIIAMNLSVFMIETIHEKILMENEIQRAEKLHVISELAASIAHEVRNPLTVARGFIQLTSRSLDESNQKYMNIAISELDRAEYIISDYLNLAKPQSEKIEPLHIAEMFENILDILSSFAMIRNVEIYSESEPDLWILGDKVKCKQALINLIKNSIESIEKRGRIDVQAKRKGNQVIIHVIDTGSGMTKEQVARLGYPFYTTKEKGTGLGLMVTFRLIESLGGKLEFESELGKGTTAIISIPLFMPAQEISKFS; encoded by the coding sequence ATGATCAGGGACTTACTATTGCATCTGTTAATTATTCTTTTGCCCAATTTTATGTATCAGTTTTTGAATGAAAATAAAAGGAGATTTTACCTGCATAAAAATCAAATAGGAATTGGGCTGCTGTATGGAATGTCAAGCATTTTATGTATGACATTCCCCACTGATTTGGAAAAGGGATTTATTCTTGATTTGCGTTGGATTCCATATAGCATTGTCATTTTATATGGCAACAAAGGATCTTGGGCTACTGCTTTGGCATTGATTTTAGGGTATCGAATGTACTTGGGAGGACCGGCAGCCTATACAGCATGGATTACTGCCTTTCTGCTGTCGATCGTACTTTTTTCCATTCGTAAGAAATTTAGAAATGCGACGTTGCACTTCCGGTTGGCAATGGCCAGTTTGCTTGGGTTTTTTGCATTTTTTGCTGTCATGTTTATATTTCTCATTTTTTCGTATACACAGAGTTCAATGGCTTTTTTAAAATCGGAAAATTTGCAAATTTATTTTGCGTATGCTCTATTATCGATTATCGCTATGAATCTTTCCGTTTTTATGATTGAAACGATACATGAGAAAATACTTATGGAAAATGAGATCCAGCGCGCTGAGAAATTACATGTGATCAGTGAATTGGCTGCTTCCATTGCACATGAAGTGCGAAACCCTCTTACAGTTGCAAGAGGGTTTATTCAGTTGACAAGCCGTTCTCTTGATGAATCCAATCAAAAGTATATGAACATAGCCATTTCCGAACTGGATCGGGCAGAATATATTATCAGTGACTATTTGAACCTTGCGAAACCTCAGTCTGAAAAGATCGAACCGCTTCATATTGCCGAAATGTTTGAAAATATTTTGGATATTTTATCTTCATTTGCGATGATTCGGAATGTGGAGATCTATTCGGAGTCTGAACCTGATTTATGGATTTTAGGCGATAAGGTTAAATGTAAGCAAGCACTCATCAATCTTATCAAAAATTCCATCGAATCCATTGAGAAACGCGGACGAATTGACGTGCAAGCAAAGCGCAAAGGCAATCAAGTGATCATACACGTAATCGACACTGGTTCCGGCATGACGAAAGAACAAGTGGCGCGACTTGGCTATCCGTTTTACACGACAAAAGAAAAAGGAACAGGTCTTGGCTTGATGGTGACATTTCGTCTGATTGAATCATTAGGAGGCAAGCTTGAATTTGAAAGTGAGCTTGGAAAAGGAACGACTGCAATCATAAGCATACCACTTTTCATGCCCGCGCAGGAGATATCAAAGTTTTCTTGA
- a CDS encoding LysM peptidoglycan-binding domain-containing protein, translating into MRRRNWAGIVCSGLTCTLASAMMLSPVSMAQTDSDSGHSLRVLKYSVRQGDSLSKLANEFHTNESLLSDINHISDTNVLKVGQIIKIIPNCTAKHASIYQVQTGDTIWDISKKFHTEMSWIIPENSNGNTGLLKPGTHMYALQNVLNDQQSDAISAIAPATEKLGQSAPTAYAKSFLCTLTAYGPGYQSTGKNPGDPGYGITSSGKVAKENETIAVDPTVIPLGSLVYIEGIGYRKAEDTGGAIKGNHIDVFFSDEQQAVRFGVKKAVKVFLIK; encoded by the coding sequence ATGCGACGAAGAAACTGGGCGGGAATTGTATGCAGCGGCTTGACCTGCACACTTGCATCAGCAATGATGCTCTCGCCTGTGAGTATGGCTCAAACGGATTCAGATAGTGGACATTCTTTGCGGGTTCTCAAATATTCGGTTCGGCAAGGAGACTCCCTGTCAAAACTTGCGAACGAATTCCACACGAATGAATCTTTACTTTCTGACATCAATCACATATCTGATACAAACGTGCTGAAAGTTGGACAAATCATCAAAATCATACCGAACTGCACAGCCAAACACGCAAGTATATACCAAGTACAAACAGGTGATACGATCTGGGATATATCAAAGAAATTCCATACGGAAATGAGCTGGATTATACCAGAGAATTCAAACGGCAATACCGGTTTGTTAAAACCAGGCACACATATGTATGCGCTGCAAAACGTTTTAAATGATCAACAATCAGATGCGATATCGGCAATCGCACCGGCCACAGAAAAGTTGGGGCAAAGCGCGCCAACCGCGTATGCAAAATCGTTTTTGTGTACACTTACAGCCTATGGGCCCGGATATCAATCCACAGGAAAAAATCCCGGCGATCCCGGATATGGAATAACATCTTCCGGAAAAGTAGCGAAAGAAAATGAAACCATCGCTGTCGATCCGACAGTTATTCCATTAGGAAGTCTCGTATATATAGAAGGTATCGGATATCGAAAAGCAGAAGACACAGGAGGGGCAATTAAAGGAAATCATATTGACGTTTTTTTCTCGGATGAACAACAAGCAGTACGGTTTGGAGTAAAAAAAGCCGTCAAGGTTTTTCTGATCAAATGA